One genomic window of Arvicanthis niloticus isolate mArvNil1 chromosome 24, mArvNil1.pat.X, whole genome shotgun sequence includes the following:
- the LOC143437880 gene encoding claudin-13-like, protein MDLQKQEAISYFMTTLGWLSAIVSCVLPIWRVILTDDETNPDASIWEGLWHMCQVQENHQIQCTWYGTQIPVTQDLKVSRVFMVLCTIGTWLGLLLCMVGDRYDSFWRIYICRMNLLNGSNFEVLKLAGGMFLSAGLLMLIPLSWVTHNIMHGFFNPLLGDLKKAEMGVSLYLAWTSFVLLLVGGFLLCVDIHLFSDPPEDKSSGAHTTTSDV, encoded by the exons ATGGACTTACAGAAACAAGAGGCCATCAGCTACTTCATGACTACTTTGGGTTGGCTTAGTGCCATTGTGAGCTGTGTGCTGCCCATTTGGAGGGTGATACTTACAGATGATGAGACAAACCCAGACgccagcatttgggagggtcTGTGGCACATGTGCCAAGTTCAGGAAAACCACCAGATACAGTGTACTTGGTATGGTACCCAGATACCAGTAACACAGGACCTAAAGGTGTCTCGAGTCTTTATGGTCCTCTGCACCATTGGAACCTGGCTGGGACTGCTGCTGTGCATGGTTGGGGATCGTTATGACTCTTTTTGGAGAATCTATATTTGTCGCATGAATCTTTTGAATGGTTCCAATTTCGAAGTTTTGAAGTTAGCCGGTGGCATGTTCCTTAGTGCTGGCCTTCTGATGCTGATACCCCTGTCCTGGGTAACACACAACATCATGCATGGCTTCTTTAACCCATTGTTGGGTGACTtgaagaaggcagagatgggtgtTTCACTCTACCTGGCCTGGACCAGCTTCGTGCTGCTATTGGTAGGAGGCTTCCTGCTCTGTGTCGACATCCACTTATTCAGTGACCCCCCCGAAGACAAATCTTCGGGAGCACACACCACTACCTCAG ATGTCTGA